Below is a window of Pocillopora verrucosa isolate sample1 chromosome 6, ASM3666991v2, whole genome shotgun sequence DNA.
ttctcaaTCAGAATGCGTACACAAGAGGAATGACTGATTCATCCTAAATAGAAGGTCCCCAAAAGAGTTCTTTAATCCCGCGATCCcgacttaaatttttttcttaatcccCTAAACCCGACTGTTTATACCGGCCAATCCCGATCCCGATCATAGACTTTTGTTTAATTCCGTTCCCTCAACTTAAAAGGGCCTTTTCGGTGGGTGATGATTTTTTCATACAGCATTGATCCGTTGGAGTCTTTGCTCGCCGTAAGGcgtaaatttatcttttttaccTATCGATATCGTTcattttagaagttttcaaagttttgcacgAATAACGTTCGCTAGTCACGGTAATCACTTCCTTCCGTTAAACTTCGGTCTCGGAAAAACATAATAGTAAAGACAGGTCAGCatcaaagaaacgaataacaattttaataagtgcataaaacaaaaaaggtgaCGGCAATCACATTGCTTCcatggaataaagaaaaaatcaattgAACACAATTCTGCTGTTGAAGCGAATACTTTTTCCCAAGCAGGAAAAATCTTCCGCGGAGGAAATGAGTTTCTCGCTTCAAAGATAGAGGAACCATCATCTCATGCGGTCTCGTTGTCCAGAAATGATTCATAATATTCTTCATCACTGCTGGGGAATTGTACTCTAATATCTCATTTCTTCTtcgtctgtttttttttcttttttttttttgctgttccTTAAAGTCAGAGATTTCGAAGCTGACCGGTTCACACAGCTGAATTTCTCCCTGATCGAGGTACGACGGGAGAGTTCCAGCTTTTGCCATCTGACGCACTGCTACACCAAATGTTTGCGTTCAGTCCCTCATCTTCTGTATGTTCTGTGGTGCTATTGGTACAGGTGATAACATTTGAATACCGGTAAGGCAGGATCGTGGTACAATTGGGTACAGGATACCAAGACTTTGGATTTGTAAGATAATAGGCCACCCACTGGGTTTAAGCCTTCTTTGGCTGCCTTTCCAAAGTTTCTTGCGTAATTTAACACCGTGCAAAGTGGATCTTTGTTTGTACAAGCGAGTGAATATTCTCTACGTGTATTGTCATACGACTCATCAGGTTAAACACGTTTGTGGGAGGAATTGAGACACAATCCCATGAAGCAGTTGCGTGGCTAGGCTTTTTCGGACTTTCACGTAGATCAgtttcttcataaattctcgTCAACGGACTTCCCGGTTCTTGGAGCGTTGAAGTGATTGACTCCCTTATCCCGCCTCTTAAGATTACCGATTCCCTTGTCTCGTTCATAATAAAAATCCCGCATCTCGCTCCCTTCTTGCTGTAAATTCCCGGATCCCGGCCTTCAAATAAGCCCAACTCCGGATCCCTATAGGGGATCctctaaataaacttttttcattgaatatCTCGTGTGAGTGAAGTCAGAATTCAAAATGAGAGGGAACCGGAAATATTTCTACACAAGTAAGCTGCAACTACGGGTTTGTCATTTAAATTCCAAATCTtttcaaaggtaaaaatttaCGGACATGTTTTCTCGATTTTCATATAGTCTTTTcgtatttttaaattaaaaggcTTCACTAGATTCTGGGCAGTTTGTAAAACAATTAGTCCCATATCTCGGATTAGTAGTCGGATTGGTAGTCCTTTCCATTCTAAATTTTCCCAAACATCCCTGAACCCATCAGAACCTCCGTCCAAAATCTCACTAGCCAATCAGTTCTCGTGTTAGTTCCAGCCTTGTTGTGAAGAACTTTGTTCCTTCTTCGTCGTTTACTTGTGGCGAGGAAAGGACATTTCtaaaatgattttccttttgaaatttatttttgcatgGATCTTACggcaaagtttccgcacagccccatacttcattatgcatacagtcctttgttagaagaaaacCAGAGcgcaaacaatagattacctttgggaccattcgctttgttttcaagaagttgaattttttttaagtctttattcaaaccttcaaaaaatcgccgttttttaattaaaaattgcgcTTAATCGAGCGCTGATTTAAAATATGTAACAGtcgaataaaaaaattactatgcTTTATGAAATCTATAAATCAAAACAGCTGAAGTGCTCACCCCTGGCAAGTTACGGGTTAATGAAGGATCTTCTGCCACATTGAATTGGAACTTCAGTCAATATCTAGGCAACTTGAAACCACAATACACTGACAAACTAGGAGAACGTTTTTTAAACCCCACATAAgtgaaatgaattaaaaaaacatcagaCTAGGTGAAGAATGCCCTCTTGTATATGAGTGTACTGATAGGGTTAAACCCCTTACAGTAGCTATTGAAGACAAGTCACGCAGATGTATCTTTGTGTAGATGCTGTTttttaaatagagaataatacatgggcacacgtagatatggaatttctctttgagtgcTTAACTCGATTGCTCACGAGTTAGCGCAGCAAATGAGTGAGATGTCGAATTGaacacaagaagaaaaattccacaTCTACAAGCatttatgtattattttgtttattatataaacataATTGCGTGAGAAGAAAAGctgacttcattaatgaatgaaaatatatgaatcgacaatccccgaataacaatcgtagagtgcgttggcacTAACTCATTAGATGGAAAGATGcattgaatcatgattacaaaacaaCGATggttgtaattttcaatttacaaaattctcatttattaaCTTTGTCCTTACcaacagaagaagtctttctaGTGAACGGCcaagagaaatgctaacaccaaagccactgaatatgtAACTTTCAGTTTCGGTAACTCTCCCTTCTAAGAAAGTTCGAACCTCACAGTCCGTCAGCAATACGGATTTCtcagtgttttagccgccacaattcgagaaagctccaacaaacaacttgtattgagaatcatGAAGgctttgttgttcattcatCCACTTGACTGAGTGGCGCTAAAGGCAAGTGATatatcagcagctgattggctatatcaacacgtGAAAAAATGCGATATTACgattacggcttttctcagggccggaaatctcTGCATAACACCACAGTTTATgtgataatattattttttattttccaatttgatgTACAGATCTACCAAAGATGGTTGATTTTCATATATGTATATGGTTGGTGTATAACAAAGTGTAACTCTTAATTGTGAAGCAGAAGGGAACCCTCCACTTACTTACACTTGGACTCCATGTAATGACCCAGAACAAGTTTGTGACAAGAATACTCTTCAAATTTCACAACTCCTTAAGGATACCAGCCATACTTGCAGAGTGGCCAATGTATATGGAGATGATTCAAAAACAGCCAATGTTTGTAAGCCACATGTACATTGTAATCATGCATCTAACAGCAGTATCTTCATACATGTACCAACATGACATTTTGATTTGGTTCTCAGATTTGAACCAGGGGTCAGGTTGTAAAAACCCATATAGTGTCTTAATACTTTGTCTTGATGGATAAcactctgttttcttttaacaattacGATGTACTGATTATTTTATGACatgtaaaatgcaaagaaagCATTGCAATTATTAAACTTCAAATGGCTTATACAGGGGGGAGTATCAAAAGTAGGGGAAAAAGCTATAGTCAAGgtgttagtttcgaaacgcgTAACTTGTGTACTTTTCTGTTATGTTTGTTCCGGTCTATTATTTCTTCGTTGGTTAATGACCATTgcttaataagtttttttatttcaatcagtttcatttaagcacatgtaccagatattatatttcatatttcatcgctATAAGTTGCTGTCGACGCCACCAATTTTCTCTGCTATTCATGTACGACCCGCTATCGGCGATTCATCTACAATCTTaaggagctagaccaaagtaagtttttctttatttcacatttaagatatttcctttttttttttctaattaatttgGCCTTCCtccaaattaaaataagaggcaAGTGacaggaagaagaaaaattattcattgaagTAGCACTTTAAAGAAAGAGCTGATTAATACTCAGAGACTGATTCTCAGCCAATTCTCGGCAAAACAGCCATGTTCAATTTAATACATAATATTTGGTGTCATCCTCATTTGTTCTCATGTGTGATACATGTACACTAACATTTTAAGACAAATGATTGAAATGCTAACTTGCAGCTTGAGGAGGCTTTTGCTGATAAACTTGGCTATGAAGGAGTGCAGTTGATAAGTGTGAGGTATGTGAATTCATGGGATTTAGATGATTGCCAGTTGCTCTCACTtacaaatgtttaaatttagaaattttattatttgctCTTTTGTCATCTATTTTCCATTTCATGTCACTCTAACCCCCAGTTAATGTCTGTCCCAAGGTGTGGAAGTATCATTGTTGACCTTGGACTGAAATTCAACTCCACTACAAAGAAACAAGATGTTATCATAACACTTAATGACGCTGTGAAAGATGGAAAGCTGGGAGAGTTCAGTGTTGGTGCCATAAAAGGGAAAAGACCTGATGTAGAACCAACAGGTTGAGGTGCTACATCACCACTTAATGGGGATAAGTCCTCACAACACTTCATACAAAAGTTTGCAAGTTGATTTATGAATGTCCTTGCCCTGTACTTGGTTGTaaacgtatttttttttggtgtgaaaaaaacatttttgaaagttACTGTATTTGACTCAAAATTGTTACTGTAGCAGGTTTAAAGACTTGAAACTTCGTGTATAATGGTAATGTTAACAATGACAATCAAAACCAGccccgatttgagcactaacaGGATAGTTTATGCATCATGTGTGCACTTTTGTTGTGCATTTCCTCAAGTTAACTTTTGATTTCAATGCAAACATGCAGCAAATGTTTAGTACATGTTTGTTTCCCAATATCTCGTGCGTTTTATTTACCTAAATTCACTTTTGTTCTGTAGTTTTAGAACAtgatttgtttacattttctttctgCGATGTGATATGTGGCCCGCATGAGTCCAAGGAAATAGCAGCCATGCTTGTTTTCCTCAATTTAATTGAGTGTATTTTTTGTAGAATCTTCAGAGCTTCCAAGTGGGACGAACACAGGTAAAACATTCTTTAATGACAAATGCTGGACTTTGTAAATGTTAAGTGACGAGTAATTTTATCTAATTTAGTACTCTCTAGACACCTATGACTTTAAGTTTCCtaaaaatagaaggaaaaaacaattacCGTCCAACTGAATCGAGCTTTAATTTATGAGTTGTGTTATATACCTTAATACTCTTATATCTTCCTGGTTTAGGGAACAACTTTGCAGCTTTACTTTTAATgagctttaaataattttaatggtGATTAGATTATAACCATGattttatctttttctatttcatttcttctatgCAACAAATCCTAGCTGTAGAAAAAGGTGAGATCTGATTATGCTCGATTTTATTTACAAGTTTGTGGATTGAGGAGTGGGTGgctgtattttatttttgccgTGAATTCGGAAGTTGTGGTTTAAAAGCTTCTAAAGAGGGGAGAATATTCGACAAAAATTATCCCGTATTTCTTTCAACCTTGCATGAGCAGAATTTGTATCCCCTATCTTTTTCTGAATGAGTAAATAATTGTGCATTAACGCAGCCTGTCAAGTTCTATATATGTAATGAATTGTGAAACACAAAATTGTGGAAAGAATTGAATTCTTTACAACGCATTTGGAATTTAGTCAGAGTTCTGACTGAATTCCAAATGTTTCCTGACCATAAAAGGAGTACAGAGGCAGATTCTTTATGATAAGATCATtgggaaaaatatttctgaagCTTATCACGCATTGTAGGTACCATAGGTATTGTTGTTGGTGCAGTATTTGGATCAGTTGTTGCACTGGCTGTTGCTGGAATATTAGTTTGGTGGACTTGCAGGAAAATGAGGAGCAACAGGAAAGGCACTAAAGGTAAGTGTTGCATACATGTTATGCTCTCAAACGAACACTAGTTTTGGCATCCCAGACATAtatcttttacattttttctttttccttggaCTAAGTTCAATCTTCAGTTCACTATCCGCTGCATTATGATCTTTGCTTAAgcgatttttgtatttttaacagaTACCTTTCAAAACAGTGTATTGTAAactaataatttgtttttgttatctAATTATGGTTAAAAGACCTTGCATGATGTTGTAAACTTTAAGACTTAACTTGATGTATATCAAACAAACTTTGCTTTACTTGTGAGTGATAAATTTTGCTTGATGTCGATtatatattgttttgttttgtttcggtttcctttaatttttctattttgttttgtctttttttttcactacagAGGTGGCGATGAGCAGAAGGtgagatttttattttgaaatgttgCTCTTTACTTGCATTGTTCCTCTATGGCTCAATggttttaacaattttaacacCCGCACTTTTTGTCATGTGGATGTTTGTGATTGATCTAATTACCACTAACTTCAAGGCACTCTTGCGCAGCAGAGATACCACTTTTGGACAATGAATTTAATGGTTTTCACTTGTACATGCATAACCAAAATCTTAATGACCTGTAGAAAAACTGGAGGGGAAAAACAAGAACACCAAAAACTAGAGTGTATGTTAAGCTTATCATCCTAttctcatatatatatatatataaatgtgggggtagagtctaccttggcataaagtgctcaatgctaTGGTAGCAGAGCTTAGTATATagaagtgaaagaatcaaagaggacgcatcgattctctgtgactctgagttaCGCGCCTaagcactcgtcagacagaactttattcaatgaagaataactccttatatacaaattagttaagtagctaattaattcactagtgtgatgatctgatctacgtgtgaaataaagattttaaaGAGCTATTTTTGgaggcttgtgaaatttgctaagtaaaacttattctcgtggcggcatttagaaatgagttctgttcttttgtttaattaagacggcttcttagctctaactaaataaagtttttctgtgaggcacaagtggcaccgcttgcttttgttgctgtgggtgttgttgtctttgagcGTCCAGGTATGCTTTGATAGTTccgtgctgtttgaatagtttctgttccgaaaagaaagtttgtgttgcgtgtaaccttgtttaaaagttccttcagTTAGTCTAATGTAATTCTTTCCGGTTGTgtcattttctgttgttacgttgGCGTTGTAGACGACGTTTGAAGTgaggcagttgtttttcagagggccgtcgttttttttcctgcagttacatttttttttcgtggagGGTGTCTTGCTTCTCTCGAAGATTTTTCTGTTGTGCTTCTTAATTATGGTTTGTAGGTTGTCTGTGCAGCTATAACtaactttcatgttgtttttattgaaaattttgctgtaccggtgatttttcggaaaatgtttactgacgaggttcagaaactctctgccgatgtttgtttgtacgttcatgctgtagggcggattaaaccaaattatgtttctttgtctcTTCTTGCGGCTGTTCTGTACGGTGTGAGTTACAAGTTTCTTGCGTTAAGTGTAGATTAATTCTTCGTTGTGTCCACTTTGTTTCAGTGCACTTTCGTAGTGTGGTTTGGGTTTgttaaagagttctttgcttGAGGAAATGTCGGAGATTCGTCGGCCGATGGCTGCTGGTAGATGTTTTATCATTGTAGGCGGATGGTTGGAATTGGTGTCGATGTAGAGAGTTTCTTTGTTGGGCTTTCTGTATGGATATTGGGTTCCGTCCGTAAGGTTTAGGGTGACGTCGAGGAAGTTGCAGAATTTTTTGGTTTGTGCTTATAGAAATGTTCAGTCCTTGTTTCTTAAATTCTCGTGTGATGTCCTTTCTAGTCCGTTCTGATTGTGGTCCGCTTGCGTTTCTTAGAAGTACCAGCCCGTtgtctctgtagagtcctacgttgtttttgccttttttgtcgCTGAGGTTGTTCGGGAGGAAAAGTCCGATAAGCTCACAAACTTCCGCTCCGGCGAAGCTGCCCATAGTTACTTCGAACATGATGCTGTGGTTTTTCTTGGTCCAGGCGGTCTCGTTGTCAGATAAAAGTGATTTCCGGCAGTGCATAATTATGTCGATGTCTTTGTCGCTGATTGTGATGTAATTCTTGGCAAATGAAATTGCTTTAGAGAGAAGAGATTCTTTGATGGATGGGTGAAAACTGTCGATGTTATACAACGCTCCTAAAACGCCTAGTTGAGCTCTGTAGTCTGACCGCGACACCCAAAGATGGATCAAGTCCGATTCGATTATTCAACTAAGAACATACTGATACCACCAAGAAACAGTTATTTCAAAAGCCTGATGGAGAAAGTAGAAAGTGTCATCAAACGAATGAGATGGCAAGCGTTTATCTACGACCGCAATGAACAAGATAATAACTATGCTATACATAacgataattttggttttaaatcaagaaagtgCCCATCGCAGAACAGAGAACTAGACAAGTTTGAAGCAGACCTTCTCGACATGTTACACAACATAAAGTTtagaaaagtcaacaaaaaatTCCAGAACAAACTCAACGAAGACATCAGCAAAATCAAGAAATCGACATGCACATGACACGAACTGTCCAATAACTCAACTCGTTAACAAGCATGATGCGTATACTGTCCCATTGGAGCCTAAATTGGGGCTTGTGGTAACCAAtcataaattttatattttttattattattacaattatcattatcattattattattactattattattattattaaaagtcTTGTTATCTTTGTCATTaccattattataattatcattgcTCTAAAAGTACTCTGTTACAATGATAGGTGACAGTTGAGAAAGTCTTTAAGGTTGACAAATTTGTAGAGccttggaaaataaattttagttaATCTGCCCATAATACTGTTATCATTCACTATAATATATTTAGAAGGTTCATAAGGATAAAGTCTGTTTTTCTTCGGTGGCAGGAAACCACTCTAAGGGCATGATATTCGTCTCCACTGCTCGTAACTGGGggaaatgaaactttcaatGTTTGAATGCAGAGGAAGCGAAACCTCTGGCTCTTAAAACTAAAATTCCCTGAAGACAATCAATGAGAAGTTCAGGGAAAGTCTACTCTGCTCATATGGTCTGACTGTTGgagggagggtacggctacacgtaggctatgaCTGTAGCTGAGCCTATACCTTGTTTCCAGCTTCTTTTCTAAATGGGCTAAGCTGTCTGTTAGGATTTTACAGTCAGAGAGAATTGGGTTTGTTTTGTAATATATTTGATTCGCTGTTTCAGAACATTTGGAAATTCAAGTAATGAAACAGGAGGAAGTAATGATGTAAGTGATGCGATGAAATCTTTTATCTTCATATATATGTACATTTTCCTGTAGTCCTAGGTGCGGTTTGTTTTTACGTTACTGTCTTTACTGAGAGTCTTTCCGCTGCAGTTTACAGTTCATACCCGAACCCAGAAAGTTATGATCAATACAGATTTTAGTCTATTattcattgatattttcaaataagagtggtttatttttcataagacaGCTGATTTGaagatttcaaataatttccgAGCAAGTTGGTTAGTTAATTATCTTTTGTTGATTGAACACAACTTTGTCTTTGAGATTGCAGTCGAATTGCTTAAACCTTCTCAAAGCCATTATATGGCACTGGATGACACGACTCGTTCACGAGTGATGGCAGATGCCAGTCCACTCAGCACTGAACAAATCATCGAGTACGCTTCTCTTAATCCATACACACGCTCCTGGGAGATTCTTAGAGAACATGTGACGATAAAGCAGATCGTTGgaaaaggtgcttttggtcaggtcGCTAAGGTAACAGCCATAAATCTACAAGGAAGAGCCGAGAAGACGCTCGTAGCAGTCAAAATAATGAAAGGTACCAAGAAATAAAGTCATTTTTTACTTGGTCTTTGAACTGACGTAGAAGTCTATCCAAATTGTTccgtttattttgattttaatgataTGCTTCTGCATAATTTCCAAGCTCCTATTCCTGTAATCACATTCTATATGACTGGTCCACAGTTATGTATATAGTTTGAAGCTTGTTCTACTTGATGTAGCGATGAAATTTTAAGATGTAATTTAAACATTCCCCCTTAAATGATGGTCACATTTTGGAGCCTAGGCACTTTactttgacaaagaaaaacaccttggtaaaatattcaattttaacaATCTGTTGTTGCTCTGTCGTAGTTCGCGGTTCGCTCATTCGAGACAGGATAAAggctcattttccaaaaaaacaacatttataaacaacaacattaccTCGCCATCTTGAAGGCGTGCTTATACTTATTTATCCATAATACATTGCGAACATAGTCGTGACGCGATGTCACGACATATGTAACGACATCCGTGTCACTCACCCCTGTTGAccagataaatgaataaacagaCTTTCTAGACTACTCTGGTCAACATATTCCCCTAcatcttttgaaagaaatgctaACGATAACAACAAGAGTTCAAAGTCACTTAGGTTCCTCAGTTCAAATTCTCTATCCATGTCTTCCGTCTTCGGTCTGCTTCTATTGCAGCTACCCTTCTCGGGCGATCACGTCTAAGTACAGGGTGTTGTTCAGGTCTCACACTACTGACAGCTGGGTCAGGCTCTGCTCTCCTGGGAGATATTGTCGTTTCTGGCTCTTCATTTCTGCAACGGACTTCTAAGGGGTAAAGGCGTTGTGCTGGTCGTCTGAGTCTAGTGAGTCTTCCTGCCTTAGTTTTAACTCGAACAACGGCTCCTCTGACGTGACCATCTGATCCCGTGACAAGAGTTTCAACCTTTCCAATGCGCCATTTTCCTCTCGGCTGGTCTTCGTCATGAACAATAACCACATCTCCAATGGATACGACTCGGTTAGAGGAGTACTGAGTAACATTACGATGTGAATTTCGTAATTCGAGTAGATATTCTTTTCTCCATCTCTTCCAAAAATGGTTCATGACATTGCTTAGGTGACGCATTCTTCTGTCCAAATCTTGCGGTTGAACATCTGTGTCGCTGTCTTCAGCTTCACTTGACCTATTGTCCGGTAGGCTCATGATTCGATGACCACACAGAAGATGTGAGGGCGTAAGGAGTTCTTCATAATCTTCACTTGATACATATGACAGGGGTCTGCAATTGAGGATCATTTCAACTTCGATTATCACAGTCAATAGCTCCTCATAGGTAAGTCTAGCTCCACTGATAGTCTTCTTCAGACACCTCTTAACTGACTTCACAAGCCTCTCAAATACTCCGCCCCACC
It encodes the following:
- the LOC131795384 gene encoding proto-oncogene tyrosine-protein kinase receptor Ret-like, whose product is MRGNRKYFYTSKLQLRVCHLNSKSFQSVTLNCEAEGNPPLTYTWTPCNDPEQVCDKNTLQISQLLKDTSHTCRVANVYGDDSKTANLEEAFADKLGYEGVQLISVRCGSIIVDLGLKFNSTTKKQDVIITLNDAVKDGKLGEFSVGAIKGKRPDVEPTGSESSELPSGTNTGTIGIVVGAVFGSVVALAVAGILVWWTCRKMRSNRKGTKEVAMSRRTFGNSSNETGGSNDIAVELLKPSQSHYMALDDTTRSRVMADASPLSTEQIIEYASLNPYTRSWEILREHVTIKQIVGKGAFGQVAKVTAINLQGRAEKTLVAVKIMKGNASESERKDLLSELELRKQLKPHPYVIKLFECVTKSEPLFVLIEYVPFGDLLGYLRKSRGLNDTYYKDQDIKPQTNLTSQQLIKFAWQIADGMSYLSSIPVIHRDLAARNVLVGEEETCKVTDFGMARDVQEDNIYERKTRGRLPVKWTAIEALLYGKYSTKSDVWSYGVLLYEILTIGGSPYPRMDGRKIANLLQEGYRMPKPQHVDDKLYDFMTKCWKDDPNLRPSFEKLRNKLKEMENQHNWLINLKNYDDRLYVNVDDLAV